A single region of the Thermococcus zilligii AN1 genome encodes:
- a CDS encoding glutamate--tRNA ligase has product MEVETLIWKYALINAYQHGGKAEPKAVVGKVLGENPELRGKAKEITPLVNEIVGKVNSLSLEEQEAKLKELYPEFFEGKKEKREEKKGLPPLPKAEKGKVVTRFAPNPDGAFHLGNARAAILSHEYARMYDGKFILRFDDTDPKVKRPEPIFYEWIKEDLEWLGFKIDEIHSASDRLEIYYDYAEKLIKMGKAYVCTCQPEEFSELRDRGIACPHREEPVEVQLKRWRKMLNGEYKEGEAVVRIKTDLKHPNPAVRDWPALRIVDDPDHPRTGNKYRVWPLYNFASAIDDYELGITHIFRGQEHAENETRQRYIYDYFGWEYPVTVHHGRLSIEGVILSKSKTRKGIMEGKYLGWDDPRLGTIRALRRRGIRPEAIRELIIGVGLKRSDATISWDNLAAINRKIVEPIANRYFFVADPVPMYVEGAGEFVAEIPLHPDHPERGVRRLRFEPGKPVYVSRDDMELFKPGNFVRLKDLFNVEIEEVGEEGIRAKFHSVDYETAKENRWKMVHWVTEGRPCEVLVPEGDELILRKGLLEADAEVKVDDIVQFERFGFVRIDEVKKEKVVAIFTHK; this is encoded by the coding sequence ATGGAAGTTGAAACCCTAATCTGGAAGTATGCACTCATCAACGCATACCAGCACGGGGGGAAGGCCGAGCCCAAGGCAGTTGTGGGCAAGGTTCTCGGCGAGAACCCCGAACTAAGGGGGAAAGCTAAGGAGATAACCCCGCTCGTGAACGAGATAGTTGGGAAGGTGAACTCCCTCAGCCTTGAGGAACAGGAGGCAAAGCTAAAGGAGCTTTATCCCGAGTTCTTTGAGGGGAAGAAGGAAAAGAGGGAGGAAAAGAAGGGCCTCCCGCCGCTTCCGAAGGCAGAGAAGGGGAAAGTGGTCACCCGCTTTGCTCCTAACCCGGATGGCGCCTTCCACCTCGGGAACGCGAGGGCGGCTATTCTGAGCCATGAGTATGCGCGCATGTACGACGGCAAGTTCATCCTCCGCTTTGATGATACTGACCCAAAGGTCAAGAGGCCCGAGCCCATCTTTTATGAGTGGATTAAGGAGGACCTTGAGTGGCTCGGCTTTAAGATTGACGAGATACACTCGGCCAGCGACAGGCTTGAAATCTACTACGACTACGCCGAGAAGCTCATTAAGATGGGCAAGGCCTACGTCTGCACCTGCCAGCCGGAGGAGTTCAGCGAGCTCAGGGACAGGGGAATTGCCTGCCCCCACAGGGAAGAGCCGGTCGAGGTTCAGCTCAAGCGCTGGAGGAAGATGCTCAACGGTGAGTATAAAGAAGGTGAGGCAGTGGTCAGGATAAAGACCGACCTCAAGCACCCAAATCCAGCCGTTCGCGACTGGCCGGCTTTGAGAATCGTAGACGACCCGGACCACCCGAGGACGGGCAACAAGTACCGCGTCTGGCCGCTCTACAACTTTGCCTCGGCCATAGATGATTACGAGCTGGGGATTACCCACATCTTCCGCGGGCAGGAACACGCGGAGAACGAGACTAGGCAGAGGTACATCTATGATTACTTTGGCTGGGAGTATCCAGTGACGGTGCACCACGGCAGGCTGAGCATCGAGGGAGTTATCCTCAGCAAGTCCAAAACGAGAAAGGGCATTATGGAAGGCAAATACCTCGGCTGGGACGACCCGAGGCTCGGAACCATCCGGGCACTCAGGAGGCGCGGTATAAGGCCCGAGGCAATAAGGGAGCTGATCATCGGGGTCGGCCTCAAGAGGAGTGACGCCACGATAAGCTGGGACAACCTGGCGGCCATAAACAGGAAGATAGTGGAACCGATAGCCAACCGCTACTTCTTCGTCGCCGATCCCGTTCCCATGTACGTTGAAGGTGCCGGGGAGTTCGTCGCCGAGATACCCCTCCACCCGGATCACCCCGAGAGGGGAGTCAGAAGGCTCAGGTTCGAGCCGGGTAAGCCGGTTTACGTTTCCAGGGACGACATGGAGCTGTTCAAGCCGGGCAACTTCGTCCGCCTGAAGGACCTCTTCAACGTTGAGATAGAGGAAGTGGGAGAGGAAGGCATCAGAGCAAAATTCCACAGCGTCGACTACGAGACAGCGAAGGAAAACCGCTGGAAGATGGTGCACTGGGTAACCGAGGGCAGGCCCTGCGAGGTTCTCGTTCCGGAAGGAGACGAGCTTATCCTCAGAAAAGGCCTGCTTGAAGCCGATGCAGAGGTTAAGGTCGATGATATCGTCCAGTTCGAGCGCTTTGGCTTCGTCAGAATCGATGAGGTAAAGAAGGAGAAGGTCGTGGCGATATTCACCCACAAGTGA
- a CDS encoding toprim domain-containing protein — MYAENYKRFLELIDKLREFEGAIIVEGPRDEVALRNLGVRAEIIRLSRLPLVEIALVASRYRDVMILTDFDKKGEELAKKLLSYLEGYSCRVDTETRRELRKILKKDIKGVEELYGLYLSVSGPHLEGFQ; from the coding sequence ATGTACGCCGAAAACTATAAAAGGTTCCTGGAGCTTATAGACAAACTGCGAGAGTTTGAGGGGGCCATCATAGTTGAGGGCCCGCGAGACGAGGTAGCTCTGAGGAATTTGGGGGTCAGAGCGGAGATAATACGGCTCTCACGCTTACCGCTCGTTGAAATAGCGCTCGTTGCATCACGGTATCGCGACGTCATGATCCTTACAGACTTCGACAAAAAGGGCGAGGAACTTGCTAAAAAGCTCCTCTCGTACCTGGAGGGTTACTCCTGCAGAGTCGATACAGAGACCCGCAGAGAGCTCAGGAAAATCCTGAAGAAGGATATAAAAGGTGTTGAGGAGCTCTACGGGCTCTACCTCTCCGTTTCTGGCCCCCATTTGGAGGGGTTTCAATGA
- the dnaG gene encoding DNA primase DnaG: MKREKHVLQHILSEKKRVEKMRGDDMSAKDEFGTTKYIIYAEFEANGVVERPDVVGAIFGQTEGLLGDDLDLRELQKTGRIGRIRVEVHTKAGKTYGTITVPSSLDRVETAILAAALETIDRVGPAEAQIKVLRIEDARATKRKYIIERAKEILETLVEEEIPETQELTEEVKKAVRAKELIEYGPEKLPAGPHVPFSDSIIVVEGRADVLNLLKHGIKNAIAVEGTSIPETIIKLSKERIVTAFTDGDRGGELILKELLQVADVDYVARAPEGKEVEELTKKEIVKALRSKIPAEQVITEVFYKGKSFYDIIKEREKAAEAKPAESLDVQPEVKVEKKPEMEAQLTEKIPEKTQEEEAKVETKAEEARIIKPIQQQPKRASELEEFADFIERVKKEQTALLLDKDKNIIAEIPVRDLLTTISNRDGIYAIIFNGIITQRLIDIVSEKGVKYLLGARKANVVRRPIDLKIITFAE; this comes from the coding sequence ATGAAAAGGGAGAAGCACGTCCTCCAGCATATTTTGTCCGAAAAGAAACGGGTAGAAAAGATGAGGGGTGATGATATGTCAGCCAAAGACGAATTCGGAACGACTAAATATATCATCTACGCTGAGTTTGAGGCGAACGGCGTTGTCGAAAGGCCCGACGTCGTTGGTGCAATCTTTGGTCAGACTGAAGGTCTTCTTGGGGACGATCTCGACCTCAGGGAGCTTCAGAAGACCGGGAGGATTGGAAGGATCAGGGTTGAGGTTCACACGAAGGCCGGGAAAACCTACGGAACGATAACAGTCCCATCGAGCCTCGACAGGGTTGAAACCGCGATCCTTGCGGCCGCCCTGGAGACGATAGACAGGGTTGGCCCGGCAGAGGCCCAGATAAAGGTTCTCCGCATCGAGGACGCGAGGGCAACCAAAAGAAAGTACATAATCGAGAGGGCCAAGGAGATACTTGAGACCCTCGTGGAGGAGGAGATACCTGAGACCCAGGAGCTCACGGAGGAAGTTAAAAAGGCTGTCCGTGCCAAGGAGCTGATTGAATACGGGCCGGAAAAGCTTCCCGCGGGGCCCCATGTGCCCTTCTCTGACTCGATCATAGTCGTTGAGGGCAGGGCGGACGTTCTCAACCTTCTCAAGCACGGCATAAAGAACGCGATAGCCGTTGAAGGAACCTCAATTCCCGAGACAATAATCAAGCTCAGCAAGGAGAGAATCGTTACCGCCTTCACCGACGGCGACCGCGGCGGGGAGCTTATACTTAAGGAGCTCCTCCAGGTTGCGGATGTGGACTACGTTGCCAGGGCGCCGGAGGGCAAGGAAGTCGAGGAGCTTACAAAGAAGGAGATCGTGAAGGCGCTCAGGAGCAAGATACCTGCGGAGCAGGTCATAACCGAGGTGTTTTACAAGGGAAAAAGCTTCTACGACATAATTAAGGAGAGGGAGAAGGCCGCAGAGGCAAAACCCGCGGAAAGCCTCGATGTTCAGCCCGAGGTGAAGGTGGAGAAGAAACCTGAGATGGAGGCTCAATTAACTGAGAAAATCCCTGAGAAAACACAGGAGGAGGAAGCGAAGGTTGAGACCAAGGCAGAGGAGGCCAGGATAATCAAACCCATTCAGCAGCAGCCAAAGAGGGCCTCCGAGCTGGAAGAGTTTGCGGACTTCATAGAGAGGGTTAAAAAGGAACAGACTGCCCTCCTGCTCGACAAAGACAAGAACATCATAGCGGAGATCCCCGTCAGAGACTTGCTGACGACGATAAGCAACAGGGACGGCATTTACGCCATAATATTCAACGGTATAATCACCCAGAGGCTTATAGACATCGTCAGTGAGAAGGGCGTCAAGTACTTGCTCGGGGCCAGAAAGGCCAACGTTGTCAGAAGGCCAATAGACCTGAAGATAATCACTTTTGCCGAGTGA
- a CDS encoding sodium-dependent transporter, translated as MFLSYYTGNVGLSLLSPFLGTGTIARLVAKVILIAIIFVVISRAKEKTFTIMALGSLFLVLIIPALAILSMSQIPKNAEAISSAWRMLLSSHPITFSLLREATDRAIYAVGLGFGFYIMLGSFLNERFNPKVIIGTGVFIQFILGILSTIAIIYIAAPTDPSAFNEYVAGGEEAAIALLGKLPDMLANHTLVLYAIGLAVFMAGLTSILPNSEVALQILQYLLKTGRNRAAVYLTGLVLLVGVLDSPPSVADMMLRAVSTALFVTAIFEMYPIISRKEGMTPVQLGVVLISGALFIVGFLIQLGHDINLGGIYYASALLALIVVLAGLFGEALMPKTEEGA; from the coding sequence CATAATCTTCGTCGTTATCTCCCGCGCAAAGGAGAAGACCTTCACAATAATGGCCCTGGGGTCGCTCTTTCTCGTGCTGATAATCCCTGCTCTGGCCATACTTTCGATGAGCCAGATCCCCAAGAACGCGGAGGCCATTTCCAGCGCGTGGAGAATGCTCCTCAGCTCCCACCCCATAACCTTCAGCCTGCTTAGGGAGGCCACTGACAGGGCCATTTACGCTGTTGGGCTTGGGTTCGGCTTTTACATAATGCTCGGGAGCTTCCTGAACGAGAGGTTCAACCCAAAGGTCATCATAGGAACGGGCGTCTTCATCCAGTTCATCCTCGGGATCCTCTCCACGATAGCCATTATTTACATAGCTGCACCGACTGACCCCAGTGCATTTAACGAGTATGTAGCCGGGGGTGAAGAGGCCGCGATAGCTCTTCTCGGAAAGCTGCCGGATATGCTCGCAAACCACACCCTCGTCCTCTACGCAATCGGACTGGCCGTGTTCATGGCGGGGCTGACCAGCATTCTGCCGAATTCCGAGGTGGCCCTCCAGATACTCCAGTACCTCCTCAAGACGGGCAGAAACAGGGCCGCCGTTTACCTCACTGGCCTTGTTCTCCTCGTGGGTGTGCTCGACTCCCCACCAAGCGTTGCCGACATGATGCTCAGAGCAGTCAGTACGGCACTCTTCGTTACGGCAATATTCGAGATGTATCCGATAATCTCAAGGAAAGAGGGCATGACCCCAGTCCAGCTCGGCGTGGTCTTGATATCGGGGGCCCTGTTTATTGTAGGGTTCCTCATCCAGCTCGGCCACGACATCAACCTGGGTGGCATCTACTACGCCTCGGCACTCCTGGCCTTGATAGTGGTACTGGCCGGCCTCTTTGGCGAGGCCCTGATGCCCAAAACAGAAGAAGGGGCCTGA